A genomic segment from Thermococcus sp. encodes:
- the fba gene encoding class I fructose-bisphosphate aldolase: MDAYQSVGIRRRLRRFFRRDGRALIFAMDHGFEHGPTDFEEHWEHVNPKITIRKVVRAGINGVMMLPGVARLAADELKPNTGLMVKLTSKTNLRPKDDQLLQSQLGYVEDAVKLGADAVAATVYWGSPQEDVMMRQFAEIASYTHDLGFPVVQFAYPRGPYITEKYGRKEDYRVVMYGARAAVESGADMIKTYWTGSRETFAKVVDAAAGVPVLLSGGSKAENPVDFLKLVWEVIEAGGSGAVVGRNIFQRENPEPFIKALLKVVHRNEDPEEAARAEGLL, from the coding sequence ATGGATGCATATCAGAGCGTCGGTATTAGGAGGAGACTTAGGCGGTTCTTCCGCAGGGATGGGAGGGCCTTGATATTCGCGATGGATCACGGCTTTGAGCACGGGCCGACCGATTTTGAAGAGCACTGGGAGCACGTTAACCCAAAGATAACCATAAGGAAAGTCGTTAGGGCAGGCATAAACGGCGTCATGATGCTACCCGGCGTGGCCCGACTGGCCGCCGATGAGTTGAAGCCAAACACTGGCCTGATGGTTAAACTCACCAGCAAGACCAACCTAAGACCAAAGGATGATCAGCTTCTACAGAGCCAGCTGGGTTACGTTGAGGACGCGGTAAAGCTCGGCGCCGATGCGGTAGCGGCCACCGTCTACTGGGGTTCCCCACAGGAAGACGTCATGATGCGCCAGTTCGCTGAGATAGCGAGCTACACCCATGACCTGGGCTTCCCAGTGGTTCAGTTCGCCTATCCGCGCGGCCCCTATATCACCGAGAAGTACGGCAGGAAGGAGGACTACCGCGTCGTTATGTATGGGGCAAGGGCGGCCGTCGAGAGTGGAGCGGACATGATAAAGACCTACTGGACCGGCTCTAGGGAGACCTTTGCCAAGGTCGTCGATGCCGCCGCTGGAGTTCCCGTTCTCCTCAGTGGTGGGTCGAAGGCAGAGAATCCCGTTGACTTCCTCAAGCTCGTCTGGGAGGTCATTGAGGCGGGCGGTTCTGGGGCCGTCGTTGGCAGGAACATCTTCCAGCGCGAGAATCCAGAGCCGTTCATAAAAGCCCTCCTTAAGGTCGTTCACAGGAACGAGGATCCGGAGGAAGCTGCGAGGGCAGAGGGACTACTCTGA
- a CDS encoding biotin--[acetyl-CoA-carboxylase] ligase — MGDNFRKIEWQIIRLEEVDSTNEYAKRIAETSPEGTVVVARRQIAGKGRKGRSWASPKGGLWLSVILKPGRVDPRLVFVGALAVVDMLADFGISSGIKWPNDVWAAGKKIAGILTEGKGSEYVVLGIGINVNNLVPEELRESAVSMFELLGTKIPPERVLERLLPHISGWYRVFLERPDLLMGKVREKTFILGGTVRVIQDEGELIGRAIDILDDGSLLLETSSGLRRVVYGDVSLRFVEHI, encoded by the coding sequence ATGGGAGACAATTTTAGGAAAATCGAGTGGCAAATCATCCGTCTCGAAGAGGTCGACTCCACAAACGAGTACGCCAAGCGCATTGCTGAGACCTCCCCCGAGGGAACCGTTGTAGTTGCAAGGCGTCAGATCGCAGGGAAGGGCAGGAAGGGCCGTTCCTGGGCCTCACCTAAGGGTGGCCTCTGGCTCAGCGTCATCCTGAAACCCGGCAGGGTGGATCCCAGGCTGGTCTTCGTCGGTGCTCTGGCCGTTGTTGATATGCTCGCCGACTTTGGAATCTCCTCCGGGATCAAATGGCCAAACGATGTCTGGGCTGCTGGAAAGAAGATAGCGGGAATCCTGACGGAGGGGAAGGGCAGTGAATACGTCGTCCTCGGGATAGGTATCAACGTGAACAACCTGGTACCCGAAGAACTCCGGGAGAGCGCCGTTTCAATGTTTGAACTTCTTGGAACGAAAATCCCCCCTGAAAGGGTTCTTGAGAGGCTCCTCCCCCACATCAGCGGCTGGTACAGGGTCTTCCTTGAGAGGCCAGACCTGCTGATGGGAAAGGTCCGTGAGAAAACATTCATCCTCGGGGGAACCGTTAGGGTGATCCAGGATGAAGGAGAGCTGATCGGAAGAGCCATTGATATCCTCGACGACGGCTCGCTCCTCCTTGAAACCTCCTCTGGGCTGAGACGAGTGGTCTATGGGGATGTGTCGCTGAGGTTTGTCGAGCATATTTAA